A genome region from Lucilia cuprina isolate Lc7/37 chromosome 3, ASM2204524v1, whole genome shotgun sequence includes the following:
- the LOC111678621 gene encoding 17-beta-hydroxysteroid dehydrogenase 13 — protein sequence MAETGNSVDYMAIIHMVIELIMVHVKFYYYIVESVIKTFLHKEQVNVSGEFVFITGTGHGIGKELALQYSSLGAKVICVDINEKNNTQTVKEIKQNGGSAFAYTCNVTSREDIFALADKVKKEHGFISVIVNNAGIMPCHPLLEHTEQEIRLMYDVNVLAHFWILQAFLPDMIERNQGHIVALSSCAGLFGLPNLVPYCGTKFAVRGFMQAMQEELYKQNPQTQIKFTSIYPYMVDTGLCKNPKFRFPWMKLVDPKEAAASIIEAQRSNLEEASIPRYYNSLEKIGRFLPSKAMRVINDYLDAYVESDKI from the exons TGTGGACTACATGGCCATTATACATATGGTTATTGAATTAATTATGGTGCACGTTAAATTCTATTATTATATTGTGGAATCAgtgattaaaacatttttacacaaaGAACAAGTTAATGTTAGCGGTGAATTTGTTTTCATTACCGGCACTGGACATGGCATTGGCAAGGAATTAGCTTTACAATACTCTTCTTTGGGTGCTAAAGTTATTTGTGTGGAtataaatgaaaagaataacACACAAACTGTTAAGGAAATTAAACAGAATGGTGGTAGTGCCTTTGCCTATAC CTGTAATGTTACTAGTCGCGAAGATATTTTCGCTTTGGCCGATAAGGTTAAGAAGGAACATGGTTTTATTAGTGTTATTGTAAATAATGCTGGTATTATGCCATGTCATCCATTGTTGGAACATACTGAACAGGAAATTAGACTGATGTATGATGTCAATGTTTTGGCTCATTTTTGG ATTCTTCAAGCTTTCTTGCCGGATATGATTGAACGCAATCAAGGTCACATTGTTGCTCTCTCCTCCTGTGCCGGTTTATTCGGTTTGCCCAATTTGGTGCCTTATTGCGGTACTAAATTTGCTGTACGCGGTTTCATGCAAGCCATGCAAGAAGAATTATACAAACAAAATCCTCAAACACAG atTAAATTCACCAGCATTTATCCCTACATGGTGGATACTGGTTTGTGCAAAAATCCAAAATTCCGTTTTCCCTGGATGAAATTGGTAGATCCTAAAGAGGCAGCTGCCTCCATTATTGAAGCACAACGCAGCAATTTGGAAGAGGCTAGTATACCACGTTACTACAACAGTCTTGAAAAGATTGGTCGTTTTTTGCCCAGTAAAGCTATGCGTGTTATTAATGATTATCTTGATGCTTATGTAGAATCTGATAAGATttaa